The sequence TTTTTTGGAACCTTGTACCAATCAGTTATTATGTTTAAATGTACCTTCGCGGCAAACTTAGGGTGGTCTAGGTTAATGGCACTTGGGTAACTTATCAATGCAAAGGACCAAACTACCTGTGTCTCTATCTGGTTGACTAGCTAATACTGGGTTTGGCCCAAGACAAAATGGCGATCATTTCCTTATACATATATCAACGAAGACTAGACTTAAGCCATATCCAATCACAGTTGCCCTACACTCACCTATTTAATATTATATGTGTAGTAGTATCCACAATTGAATCTTTAATGTTCAATGAATGTATCATATACTTATGTTTACGGTGCGGATGTGGGTTTTTTCGGACCTAGGCTGCACGGAGGAAGTACATGTAAGCCGTAGTACCAAGGTTTTATTATATACTCAATGTAGTGACACGGagacatcatttgaatcacataatcgCATAAATTggggtgaaatattattttattcgcAAAAACGTAAAAATAGCGaagatattaataattaataaagcCAAATCACTAAGCGAAAAGATATCGATGAGCACTCCACTTGCCATAGTTGGGCAAAGTGTATCGGGAGTGTACACGCGATACGGAAAGTTATTTCCCGGGTTCGATGCGTGCTCTtcattgaattgcattggacgttatactgggtatatgattaTATACTTTTGATCACAGTGTAACAATAACGATGAATGTCCAGACTTTGAATATAATGTCGTACGTTCGTTGTATTTTTGCAGATACAAACTCAATATGGCAGGACAAGATGTCATGTACGTCTGTGATGCATATTACATTTATGGTGACAGAAAATTCCAAATGCCGCTTATATTACTAAAAAAGAGCGAGAGAGTGTTTGGTATGGGATTTGATTGTGTGGATGTATTTAAAATCGAAAACGGACGTATCAACGGTAATTCCATATCATTCACTAAAGCATACGAGAATCTCAGCGTCAAATACTGTGGTAACGTTCATTCTTGGATGCCTTTAACAGCTTCTGGTACGTGGACAATGACAAGGTCAGGCCATATCACTACTGGTACGTGGACAATAAAATCAATAGAACCGGACCAAAGTGAGGTATGTAAAAGCCAGTTCTTTCTTATTCTTGGCGACAGAATAACGAAACAATATCTACATTTTTAGAACACTGTACTTACAAACCTACAGAGGGCCATGTCCATAATATGTCTACTTCAAAAGATAAAAAAGTTAGTTGTTGGAGTAAGGATAGGACCCTGCACGTAATTTACGGTAAACTTGTCGGTTGGGTGgattgtaatatgtagtgtcaTAAATGTAATACCACCCCCACACACCCCACCGACACCCCCCATACACACACCTCCCCAACCTAGAACCAAAAAATCTTTGCAAAcaaaattttcagaaatatgTGTTTGCAAAAATAAATGTTAGCAATACCATATCATATTTTTTCATCCATTGACATGCAATGAGCCAATACAATCAAATATGCTGAAGCCATTGTTTGACAGTAACATCACTCCAGACTGCACTCACAGGTGATATTAATAATTCTCAGAACACTGAATTTGACTTTAAAATCCTACCTTTATGTTATCGATTGAAGGTTCACATAATGTAATCTTGATAGCAAGTCCTACATGACCAAtgaagaaatacaaaaaaaggtGGTTTCGAAACAGCTGTAAGCTCTAATTGTGAACGAGTCCTGAGACGGaaggacagacagatggacacagAGACAAAAAGggacacagacagagagggacacaaagacagacagacaggcaggcaggcaggcagacagacagacagacagacagacagacagacagacagacagacagacagacagacagacagacagacagaatgaatGAAtcgataataaataaataaataaacaaacaaacaaacaaacaaacacacacacacattcatacatacatacatacatacatacatacatacagacagacagacacagacagacggacggacggacggagagACAGtcggaaggatggatggatggatggatggatggatggatgaattatTAATTAAATGATAGATGaaaaagtgatattttgatATAGTTCGAAATGTCATTCACGTCTACAGACCACGTAGTATTTAAATCGGAAACAGTTCTCACTACTGAAGATGTACACAAATAAATTCCTACCGAAAGtcattttttataaaattaGCCAGATTTGCATATAATCTTTTAGTATATTTAGGATTCGATTTAGCGATAAGAACTGCCTTAAAATCGTTGTTAAATGAATAAGCATTTATTACTCAAAACATAGTTAGATAACTTTCTCAATTGGAGCAACTCTCTCGACCTACTTaagtatttgtatatatcaCATCTGGTGTGTTTAAATAATATCGACAGGGCAGCCAatctaaaataataatttatgtttcaATTAAATATTGTTACTAATGcgtatttataatttatttgatCTCTATTGTATATTCAGGCTGCTCGAATTGCCTTGCTCCTGGAGCAATCTGGTCTTCACCATATTTATGGTGTCATCCCTTTTGAATTGCTGGATAAAACATTCGTATCCCTCGTTGGCCGCACAGATGACCTCGGAGGAAGTGGCGAAGTGAACCATGGTGGCGCATATGGTGTAATAAGTAGAAAATACTCTAAGCGCCAGGAGGTAGAAGCGGATCATGTTCCGGCATGTTCAAGTACAACAGGTTCGTATTATTAATTAGTAAACTGCGTGTGAAGAGATTGAAGTTTTAAAATACTTCGCATTCTAAAATCATACCCTGCCCTTAGATAATAATGTGAAAGGTTTCCCACCTAAAACTGTTACAGGAAATGGTGAAGTAAAATGTTCTTTGAAATAATGTCAAACACTGTGTTCTCTAAAGGACAATGGGGCTTACCGGGGGTTTATCAATGTAAGTATCCGGTTATGCGAGTACCGTTAAAAAAATATGGCTTCAAAATATTTGGTTTCGCACTAAGACTTCCCAATTTTCAATAAACAATGTGATTAACATAACACCCATAATTACATGGTTAGTCATAAATTtatatgtgtttatatgtgtgtgtctgtgtctctctgtctgtgtgtatgtgtgtctgtctgtctgcttgtgtatgtgtgtctgtgtctgtgtatgtgtgtttgtgtctgtgtatatatacatttgcaAAATATCTGTCTAGCTTCATAAGTCTATATATCACCATAAGGCGGGTGGCTGCCATaagaatgtgtgtgtatgtcttagaattaaagaaatgttaagATAGACACATTCGCTTGGTTATCGACTTTACCTCATAACTAAACATAATATGGTAGTAAATGAAGTTAATTACTTTgcgagacagacaaacagacagacagatagacagacagacagacagacagacagacagacagacagacagacagacagacagacagagttaaAGATTCAAATGtagacaatattataatattatagaAGAGTAAAATtaggtattgaagacaatattcaaataCTCAATGGCTTTCAATTATGTGGTTTTGAAAAGTTATGAtgcttctaaatggcctcctacacgtCCGTATTTAAGAAAATTGTTCACTGCTCACTAGcaaccccctccctccccaaGTGATTATGAGGATGCTGTCTTCTTCCTCTTCAAGTATAgattacagcccaatgtgagacctctCCTTGCAAATCGCTCATcgttttgtaaataaatctcTTATTATGTAAGGTCAAAATCGATTGTCACTTAATGTATTGTGCCATATAATTGTAGATATTATCCAGCATGCGGGAGGAGGGGGTACCGTTTaattgcatgtatacatacatgtgcagcCTAGGGGGACGAAAATCATTGGATTCGGTCGGTGGGGGGATATGACATTTTTAAGAGCTTGTCGAACATTTTGAACATACTATTTTCCCCACCCCACCGTAAGATATGTTCGTTCCGAACCCTTAGCCATGTCTACAAAGACCAATatgttataaaatataaatggaCGATTCATAATTGTATATTACTTAGACTATGATATTGttaattgttattttcatcatgatatctTTACAGCGACTACCTATGATATTGGGAGGGACTTGCTTCCTGCTGTATCTGTGGAATATTACTTTCACAGATACCTCGGTGGGCTATTTGGTACTACTGGTAGTGGATACTTACCAAAAGCTCTCAGGGAAGCAATTCGCCGTTTCTTGGAAAAGCGCGAATTCTTTACTGCTGAGCAATTCAATATCATAACCATGTATGGTTACTGGGGAAAGATTCCAACGTATTTCAATGGTCTCGTGGAATTGTTGAGGTACGCGCAAACCTGTCGTCAAAGAAATGGGTCGGAATTTATGACAGATGGAGAAGTCTCGCGTTTGATTACATGGTTGGGTGAAATGCGAGATTTGACAACTTCGTGTGGAAATGATCGATTCAAATTGTTCGAAAAAATCGCTCCTATTATTGTGAAATTGCTTCGTCAAGCAGGCCCTTTAGACCCTGACAAGTTACCACAATAAGTCTACAACTATGTACCCGAAAACCTGAAAGTGACATAAGGGTGACCTAAGGTTTTTTATGTTTCCCATTACTTTTTTATGGCAACTATGGATCGGTGGGTcgattttaaaaacaaattcgTCTTCTTCATGTTCCTCTGCCTCTctttttcctcctctctatcttctttttattggattcctggtaacgaGACCTTTCCccgcttctctacacaattgccATGTTCTCAGCCCCAGGCTAAGTTGAATAACATACCttatgaaagaaatgctctgttacTGAACAAATGTCGTCGTAGCGACATGACCGCAAATATGtcaacagtccagacacttgcttattcttgccagagagggcgccGTATCccaaaatattaagggcgggcgaaagtaactttttttattttgatgtcggaactgaaaatttgggtcgctccagtaatgagaaacagaaaaaaaaatagggtcactctTTTGAACTAAGTGAAGTTTTACAAGTATACCACCTTATATATCATACTATATCATTATATTTCTATAGTACACACTGCAATGTATCTTTACagctgtaatttttttttgatcagacaaccaacaatacattCACACTTAAAATTGTTAACATTCAAATAATTAAGTTGGGGGTCGATTGTACCCAGAAGTAGTGCATCaataggttgaaatcgtgataaCATTTGTGGGTTGTTGGTGCGGACccataaatcaatttgattgcatttatttatcataTCCTGTTGCAactgtacaaatacatttaccaacaGGTGATTCAATGCTTTTCAGTGTATGATAAAtcattatatgttgtttttaaaaaaaaaaaacattcaaaaaaagaCATAGCCGTTAGATGGCAGTCAAAtgggttttcagtaattaattcATATCATTAATGAAATGGCAAAGATAATGATCTAGCACAGAGTAAAGGACGAATAGTCAATTTTATTCCCGCGCTTTTCCAGATTTCTAattttattttctctatattatAAAGTTTTAACTATTTTTCCTCTATAACTGGTTTTACTATTTCCTACCGAGATCAAATCTCGAGATCGAAATTGACTATTTGTACTTTACCCTGTGGATCTAGTATGGGATTTAAGGTTTAATCAAAATGCGATTTCAATTATCTATACAAAATTCAATAGATTAACCAACTAGGAGGCTGCCCTCAGCGGTCGCATGCTGTAAACTCACAATGATGACAATTTCAAATGCATTGCCAAACTAAAA comes from Glandiceps talaboti chromosome 11, keGlaTala1.1, whole genome shotgun sequence and encodes:
- the LOC144442829 gene encoding uncharacterized protein LOC144442829; the protein is MPLTASGTWTMTRSGHITTGTWTIKSIEPDQSEAARIALLLEQSGLHHIYGVIPFELLDKTFVSLVGRTDDLGGSGEVNHGGAYGVISRKYSKRQEVEADHVPACSSTTATTYDIGRDLLPAVSVEYYFHRYLGGLFGTTGSGYLPKALREAIRRFLEKREFFTAEQFNIITMYGYWGKIPTYFNGLVELLRYAQTCRQRNGSEFMTDGEVSRLITWLGEMRDLTTSCGNDRFKLFEKIAPIIVKLLRQAGPLDPDKLPQ